The Streptomyces sp. NBC_01275 genome has a segment encoding these proteins:
- a CDS encoding zf-HC2 domain-containing protein, which produces MTEHHTRPAPAAPLPSDTPHLPAAWVTAYARGRLGAGLRDGAEAHLLRCPRCADAVENAVRQGPYGVRLDALHRSLMDRVGVTPRPPVPVPAPPSGRPARRLGPPSWFAPPQGLRLSWLAAVACVCGLGVLFGHLSQSPTPRLLLLLSAPVLPVLCVAGSYGGRADPFAEVTRTTPAGGLRILLLRTAQTLMACVPLLTGAAALMPRDDLSPYTSAGWLLPCLTVTLATLLLSSYLGSWTAALTTGCGWLALVYLLAEQLPKPPKGGDGDRMTHVLEGVQLKLLDAVGMTAFSTLSAVLAELLILRRHAFSRVGAR; this is translated from the coding sequence ATGACCGAACACCACACCCGCCCCGCGCCCGCCGCCCCCCTCCCCTCCGACACCCCCCATCTCCCCGCCGCCTGGGTGACCGCCTACGCCCGGGGACGCCTCGGCGCCGGTCTGCGCGACGGCGCGGAGGCCCACCTTCTGCGCTGCCCGCGCTGTGCGGACGCGGTCGAGAACGCCGTACGACAAGGCCCGTACGGGGTGCGGCTGGATGCGTTGCACCGGTCCCTGATGGACCGTGTCGGCGTGACCCCGCGCCCGCCGGTACCGGTACCGGCGCCCCCGTCGGGGCGGCCCGCGCGTCGGCTCGGTCCGCCCTCCTGGTTCGCGCCGCCGCAGGGGCTGCGGCTGTCGTGGCTCGCGGCCGTGGCCTGTGTGTGCGGGCTGGGGGTGCTGTTCGGTCACCTCAGCCAGTCGCCCACGCCCCGGCTGCTGCTCCTGCTCAGCGCTCCGGTGCTGCCGGTGCTCTGCGTGGCGGGCAGCTACGGCGGCCGCGCCGATCCGTTCGCCGAGGTCACCCGCACCACCCCGGCGGGCGGCCTGCGCATCCTGCTGCTGCGCACCGCGCAGACCCTGATGGCGTGCGTGCCGCTGCTGACGGGCGCGGCGGCCCTGATGCCGCGCGACGACCTGTCGCCGTACACCTCGGCGGGCTGGCTGCTGCCCTGTCTGACGGTGACCCTGGCGACGCTGCTGCTCAGCTCGTACCTGGGCAGCTGGACGGCGGCGCTGACGACGGGCTGCGGCTGGCTGGCGCTCGTGTACCTGCTGGCGGAACAGCTGCCGAAACCGCCCAAGGGGGGCGACGGCGACCGGATGACGCACGTCCTCGAAGGGGTGCAGCTGAAGCTCCTCGACGCGGTCGGGATGACGGCGTTCAGCACCCTCTCCGCCGTCCTCGCCGAACTCCTGATCCTGCGCCGCCACGCCTTCAGCCGGGTGGGCGCCCGATGA
- a CDS encoding sulfatase: protein MHAPDARDGHRPSRRPSRRSNRPSRRALVAGATAIAAAAVAVPLAVRATRTGGDGRTPAAATPAPAAHRSATSAPAPAPPPTPTPSPRLRSDHRPNILLVLTDDQPKETDWALRQTVDWLGRDGVTFARAHANTPLCAPSRASIMSGRYAHHHGVLDTRHPTHLDQRTTVQRQLHEAGYRTGLFGKYLNYWRPADDPPHFDEWLLQEPVAYNNGHYNDNGTVRTVPGYNTTVIKDRALAFIERSRTDTRPWFAYVATRASHELNIPERKYAHTRVPVWNGRPSVFETGGAGKADKPPFLRAAKHSFAQGSALRTRQLRTLLSVDDAMRDFRDKLRELGQLENTLVLFTSDHGLCWGDHGWLRKSVPYRPSLEVPFLMSWPAGGLARGGTDDRLTGHVDIAPTFLAAAGVAPDTPHDGHSLLDARNDRDHLLAEWWWNRQDKTPIHTWASYVGKSEQYTEYYRGRLDADGRPQGSGEVLFREYYDLRADPHQLTNLLYGASPAQERRLGVPALARGLAGARGV, encoded by the coding sequence GTGCATGCACCCGATGCCCGCGACGGCCACCGTCCAAGCCGTCGCCCGAGCCGCCGTTCGAACCGCCCGAGTCGTCGCGCCCTCGTCGCCGGAGCCACCGCGATCGCCGCCGCTGCCGTCGCCGTCCCGCTCGCGGTCCGCGCGACCCGCACCGGGGGCGACGGGCGGACCCCGGCCGCCGCCACCCCCGCCCCGGCCGCGCACCGAAGCGCGACGTCCGCGCCCGCCCCTGCTCCCCCGCCCACGCCCACGCCCAGCCCGCGTCTGCGCTCCGACCACCGGCCCAACATCCTTCTGGTCCTCACCGACGACCAGCCCAAGGAGACCGACTGGGCGCTGCGGCAGACCGTCGACTGGCTCGGCCGCGACGGCGTGACCTTCGCGCGGGCCCACGCCAACACCCCGCTGTGCGCGCCCTCCCGGGCCTCGATCATGTCGGGCCGGTACGCCCACCACCACGGCGTCCTCGACACCCGCCACCCCACCCACCTGGACCAGCGCACCACCGTCCAGCGGCAGTTGCACGAGGCCGGGTACCGTACCGGCCTGTTCGGCAAGTACCTGAACTACTGGCGGCCCGCCGACGACCCGCCCCATTTCGACGAGTGGCTGCTCCAGGAGCCGGTGGCCTACAACAACGGCCACTACAACGACAACGGGACGGTCCGGACCGTCCCCGGCTACAACACCACCGTCATCAAGGACCGCGCCCTCGCCTTCATCGAGCGCTCGCGCACGGACACCCGCCCCTGGTTCGCGTACGTCGCCACGCGCGCGTCGCACGAGTTGAACATCCCGGAGCGGAAGTACGCGCACACGCGCGTGCCCGTCTGGAACGGCCGGCCCTCGGTCTTCGAGACCGGCGGGGCCGGCAAGGCGGACAAGCCACCGTTCCTGCGCGCGGCGAAGCACTCCTTCGCCCAGGGATCCGCCCTGCGCACCCGTCAGTTGCGCACCCTGCTCTCCGTCGACGACGCGATGCGCGACTTCCGCGACAAGCTGCGCGAGCTCGGTCAGCTGGAGAACACGCTCGTGCTGTTCACCAGCGACCACGGCCTGTGCTGGGGCGACCACGGCTGGCTGCGCAAGTCGGTGCCCTACCGGCCGAGCCTGGAGGTGCCGTTCCTGATGTCGTGGCCGGCGGGCGGACTGGCCAGGGGCGGCACGGACGACCGGCTCACCGGCCATGTCGACATCGCGCCGACCTTCCTGGCCGCGGCCGGCGTCGCCCCCGACACCCCGCACGACGGCCACTCCCTCCTCGACGCCCGCAACGACCGCGACCACCTCCTCGCCGAGTGGTGGTGGAACCGCCAGGACAAGACGCCGATCCACACCTGGGCGTCGTACGTCGGGAAGAGCGAGCAGTACACCGAGTACTACCGCGGTCGCCTCGACGCCGACGGCCGCCCGCAGGGCTCCGGCGAGGTCCTCTTCCGCGAGTACTACGACCTGCGCGCCGACCCGCACCAACTGACCAACCTGCTCTACGGCGCGAGCCCCGCGCAGGAGCGACGGCTCGGCGTCCCTGCGCTGGCCCGGGGGCTGGCGGGGGCGCGGGGCGTCTGA
- a CDS encoding spermidine synthase gives MPIPYDIPEVLDRREGPYGEVVLRRHGELLQIIANGCFLMDTSDGRSERLLVDAALAALDARPSPGVLIGGLGVGFSLAHAAADPRWGRITVVERESAVVDWHRDGPLAALSGPALADPRTKIVETDLLDYVNETSDTFDAVCLDIDNGPDWTVTEGNEGLYSPTGLASCARVLRPGGVLAVWSAQPSPEFEGTMRNAGFQQVRTEEIPVARGVPDVVHVAVRPG, from the coding sequence ATGCCCATCCCGTACGACATCCCCGAAGTCCTGGACCGTCGCGAGGGCCCTTACGGCGAGGTGGTCCTGCGCCGGCACGGGGAGTTGCTCCAGATCATCGCCAACGGCTGCTTCCTGATGGACACGTCCGACGGCCGCTCGGAGCGGCTGCTCGTCGACGCGGCGCTGGCCGCGCTGGACGCCCGTCCGTCGCCCGGTGTGCTGATCGGCGGCCTGGGCGTCGGCTTCTCGCTCGCCCACGCGGCCGCCGATCCCCGCTGGGGCCGTATCACCGTCGTCGAGCGGGAGAGCGCCGTCGTCGACTGGCATCGCGACGGCCCGCTGGCCGCCCTCTCCGGACCGGCGCTCGCCGACCCGCGGACGAAGATCGTCGAAACGGATCTGCTCGACTACGTCAATGAGACTTCGGACACGTTCGACGCGGTATGCCTCGACATCGACAACGGCCCCGACTGGACCGTCACCGAGGGCAACGAAGGCCTGTACTCTCCGACCGGACTCGCAAGCTGTGCACGGGTGTTGAGACCCGGTGGGGTACTGGCGGTGTGGTCCGCCCAGCCCTCTCCGGAATTCGAGGGAACCATGAGGAATGCCGGGTTCCAACAGGTGCGTACCGAAGAGATCCCGGTTGCCCGAGGCGTGCCGGACGTCGTGCACGTCGCCGTCCGACCTGGATAG
- a CDS encoding ATP-binding cassette domain-containing protein, which produces MICIERMSVRRRGALLLDGVELRLGPGVHALLGPNGAGKTTLLRVLATAAGPTEGSVALLGRDPRVPAQRLEIRRRLGYLPQEFGVFPRYTVREFLAYAAWLRDMPGGRIPRAVETSASAVGLTERLGHRLKTLSGGMKQRVGIAQAMVNTPELLLLDEPTVGLDPGQRARFHALVRELGRTSCIVLSTHLLAEDVRGVCADATILLGGRVVFHGPPAALDAAGGYDAFVPPE; this is translated from the coding sequence ATGATCTGCATCGAACGCATGTCCGTACGACGCCGTGGGGCCCTGCTCCTGGACGGCGTCGAGCTGCGCCTGGGGCCCGGGGTGCACGCGCTGCTCGGTCCGAACGGCGCGGGGAAGACGACCCTGCTGCGCGTCCTGGCGACGGCGGCCGGCCCCACCGAGGGCAGCGTCGCCCTGCTGGGCCGCGACCCCCGCGTGCCCGCCCAGCGGCTGGAGATCCGGCGTCGGCTGGGCTATCTCCCGCAGGAGTTCGGGGTGTTCCCCCGCTACACCGTGCGCGAGTTCCTGGCGTACGCGGCCTGGCTGCGGGACATGCCGGGCGGGCGGATCCCTCGGGCGGTGGAGACGTCCGCGTCGGCGGTCGGGCTCACCGAACGCCTCGGGCACCGGCTGAAGACGCTGTCCGGCGGCATGAAACAGCGCGTCGGCATCGCCCAGGCGATGGTCAACACGCCCGAACTGCTCCTCCTGGACGAGCCGACGGTCGGTCTGGATCCCGGGCAGCGGGCCCGTTTCCACGCGCTCGTGCGCGAGTTGGGCCGCACCTCGTGCATCGTGCTGTCGACCCATCTGCTGGCGGAGGACGTACGCGGAGTCTGTGCGGACGCCACCATCCTGCTCGGCGGGCGCGTCGTGTTCCACGGCCCGCCCGCGGCGCTGGACGCGGCCGGCGGCTACGACGCCTTCGTGCCCCCGGAGTGA
- a CDS encoding response regulator transcription factor produces MEQTHTSHNGTTTATPGAQRRVLVVEDDPTIVDAIAARLRAEGFLVQTAGDGPAAVDTAEAWQPDLLILDIMLPGFDGLEVCRRVQAARPVPVLMLTARDDETDMLVGLGVGADDYMTKPFSMRELAARVHVLLRRVERAAVAATTPRSGILRLGELEIDHAQRRVRVRSEDVHLTPTEFDLLVCLANTPRAVLSREQLLAEVWDWADASGTRTVDSHIKALRRKIGAERIRTVHGVGYALETPTP; encoded by the coding sequence ATGGAGCAGACACACACCTCGCACAACGGCACGACGACGGCGACCCCCGGCGCACAGCGCCGTGTGCTGGTCGTCGAGGACGACCCGACGATCGTCGACGCCATCGCGGCCCGCCTGCGCGCGGAGGGATTCCTCGTGCAAACGGCCGGCGACGGCCCGGCGGCCGTCGACACCGCGGAGGCCTGGCAGCCGGACCTGCTGATCCTCGACATCATGCTGCCCGGTTTCGACGGTCTGGAGGTCTGCCGTCGCGTGCAGGCGGCCCGTCCGGTGCCGGTGCTGATGCTCACCGCGCGCGACGACGAGACCGACATGCTGGTCGGGCTCGGCGTGGGCGCGGACGACTACATGACCAAGCCGTTCTCGATGCGGGAGCTGGCGGCCCGCGTGCACGTGCTGCTGCGCCGGGTGGAGCGGGCCGCGGTCGCGGCCACGACGCCCCGCAGCGGCATCCTGCGGCTCGGCGAGCTGGAGATCGACCACGCACAGCGCCGGGTGCGGGTGCGCTCGGAGGACGTGCATCTGACGCCCACCGAGTTCGACCTGCTGGTCTGCCTGGCGAACACCCCGCGCGCGGTGCTCTCCCGTGAGCAGCTGCTGGCGGAGGTCTGGGACTGGGCGGACGCCTCCGGGACCCGTACCGTCGACAGCCACATCAAGGCACTGCGCCGGAAGATCGGGGCCGAGCGGATTCGCACGGTGCACGGAGTGGGCTACGCACTGGAGACGCCGACGCCATGA
- a CDS encoding rhomboid-like protein yields the protein MERVDRVQHPSLPLPEASGLPGVSGLLDGMPRQRTPEQHCRRTPERTARPNPPVETASRRLRHRIPVPVPFTLGYAAVLAVTSYITAHADPALLHALHQGSSTDVAHLLRTPVLVLAASALWVAGGLTSPFTLVFLLVLALLERRIGGVRTAVVFLLGHVLATLATEVPVGLAVLVGHLPDSSLHRLDYGISFGVATCVGALAGLLRPWLRWPLLTVFGGMLLQDLIAFTDPMTNWGHLIALTIGVALWPWVGRWRLGQVPGEALAHSGGTKAS from the coding sequence ATGGAACGCGTCGATCGCGTGCAACACCCGAGCCTGCCCCTTCCCGAGGCCTCCGGGCTGCCCGGCGTCTCCGGACTGCTGGACGGGATGCCCCGCCAGCGCACCCCCGAACAGCACTGCCGGCGCACCCCCGAACGGACGGCCCGCCCGAACCCGCCGGTCGAGACGGCCTCCCGCCGCCTCCGCCACCGGATCCCCGTCCCCGTTCCCTTCACCCTCGGCTACGCGGCCGTCCTCGCCGTCACCTCCTACATCACCGCGCACGCCGACCCCGCCCTCCTGCACGCCCTGCACCAGGGCTCCAGCACCGACGTGGCGCACCTGCTGCGCACGCCCGTCCTGGTGCTGGCCGCCAGCGCCCTGTGGGTGGCCGGCGGACTCACCTCCCCCTTCACCCTGGTCTTCCTGCTCGTCCTCGCCCTGCTGGAGCGGCGCATAGGCGGCGTCCGCACCGCCGTCGTCTTCCTGCTCGGGCATGTCCTGGCCACCCTCGCGACCGAGGTCCCGGTGGGCCTGGCCGTGCTCGTGGGCCATCTCCCCGACAGCTCGCTGCACCGCCTCGACTACGGCATCAGCTTCGGCGTCGCCACCTGCGTCGGCGCACTGGCCGGTCTGCTGCGCCCATGGCTGCGCTGGCCGCTGCTCACGGTCTTCGGCGGGATGCTCCTCCAGGACCTGATCGCCTTCACGGACCCCATGACGAACTGGGGGCACCTGATCGCCCTGACGATCGGCGTCGCGCTCTGGCCTTGGGTCGGGCGGTGGCGGCTGGGCCAGGTCCCAGGGGAGGCCCTGGCTCACTCCGGGGGCACGAAGGCGTCGTAG
- a CDS encoding RNA polymerase sigma factor, producing MSDDPPDDDNHLVRAIAEGSEEALSTLIARRSGLVLAYLLHRRFPVDVIEEAVQETFLSVWKSASQFHEGSARAWLLRIAGCRAVDLSRAHERSWARADRAARERFVPEEAVAPSADERLFASFPDSPALARAFARLPARQREVLGLRYFEQLTVEETAGRLGLRPGTVTAHATRGLARLRELLRDEGEGREGEQRRAEGDEGGGESDD from the coding sequence ATGTCAGACGACCCGCCGGACGACGACAACCACCTGGTGCGCGCGATCGCGGAGGGCAGCGAGGAGGCGCTGTCCACGCTGATCGCACGCCGCTCGGGGCTGGTGCTCGCGTATCTGCTCCACCGCCGTTTTCCCGTCGACGTGATCGAGGAGGCGGTGCAGGAGACGTTTCTGTCCGTCTGGAAGAGCGCCTCGCAGTTCCACGAGGGAAGCGCACGGGCCTGGCTGTTACGGATAGCCGGGTGCCGGGCCGTCGATCTGAGCCGCGCCCACGAACGCTCCTGGGCGCGCGCCGACCGGGCGGCACGGGAACGGTTCGTCCCCGAAGAGGCCGTCGCGCCGTCCGCCGACGAGCGCCTGTTCGCCTCCTTCCCGGACTCGCCGGCCCTGGCCCGGGCCTTCGCCCGACTGCCCGCCCGGCAGCGCGAGGTCCTCGGGCTGCGCTACTTCGAGCAGCTCACCGTCGAGGAGACGGCCGGACGTCTGGGCCTGCGCCCCGGCACCGTCACGGCCCACGCGACCCGGGGCCTGGCCCGGCTGCGCGAGCTGCTGCGAGACGAGGGCGAGGGACGCGAGGGCGAGCAGCGGAGGGCCGAGGGCGACGAGGGCGGGGGCGAGAGCGATGACTGA
- a CDS encoding cell wall metabolism sensor histidine kinase WalK codes for MSSGPDGPRSPGGPSSPGEPWGRVRPFSIKTKLGALVVISVLITTGLSMIAVHTKTELRFITVFSMIATLLITQFVAHSLTSPLDEMNAVARSISHGDYTRRVRENRRDELGDLAQTINVMADELEAQDRQRKELVANVSHELRTPIAGLRAVLENVVDGIAEADPETMRTALKQTERLGRLVETLLDLSRLDNGVVPLRKRRFEVWPYLSGVLKEANMVSSARASMGSGGNHTRTDVHLHLEVSPPELTALADPERIHQVVANLIDNAVKHSPPHGRVTVKARRGPLPESLELEVLDEGPGIPRSDWHRVFERFNRGAVRRPHGPGSDGGTGLGLAIARWAVDLHGGRIGVAESERGCRILVTLPG; via the coding sequence ATGAGCAGCGGGCCGGACGGACCGAGAAGCCCCGGCGGACCGAGCAGCCCCGGGGAGCCCTGGGGCCGCGTACGGCCGTTCTCGATCAAGACCAAGCTGGGCGCGCTGGTCGTCATCTCGGTGCTGATCACCACCGGTCTCTCGATGATCGCGGTGCACACCAAGACGGAGCTGCGCTTCATCACGGTCTTCTCGATGATCGCCACACTGTTGATCACGCAGTTCGTGGCCCATTCGCTCACCTCTCCGCTGGACGAGATGAACGCGGTCGCCCGCTCCATCTCGCACGGCGACTACACCCGCCGGGTGCGCGAGAACCGCCGCGACGAGCTGGGCGACCTGGCCCAGACGATCAACGTGATGGCGGACGAGCTGGAGGCGCAGGACCGGCAGCGCAAGGAGCTGGTGGCCAACGTCTCGCACGAGCTGCGCACCCCCATCGCGGGTCTGCGGGCCGTTCTGGAGAACGTGGTCGACGGCATCGCCGAGGCCGACCCCGAGACGATGCGCACGGCGCTGAAGCAGACGGAGCGCCTCGGGCGGCTGGTCGAGACGCTGCTGGACCTGTCCAGGCTGGACAACGGCGTCGTACCCCTGCGCAAGCGGCGGTTCGAGGTGTGGCCGTACCTGTCGGGCGTGCTGAAGGAGGCCAACATGGTGTCCTCCGCGCGCGCGAGCATGGGATCCGGCGGCAATCACACGCGCACCGACGTGCATCTGCACCTGGAGGTCTCGCCGCCGGAGCTGACCGCGCTGGCGGACCCGGAGCGCATCCACCAGGTCGTCGCCAACCTGATCGACAACGCGGTCAAGCACAGTCCGCCGCACGGCCGGGTGACGGTGAAGGCGCGGCGCGGGCCGCTGCCGGAGTCGCTGGAGCTGGAGGTCCTGGACGAGGGGCCCGGCATTCCGCGTTCGGACTGGCACCGGGTGTTCGAGCGGTTCAACCGGGGAGCCGTCCGCCGGCCGCACGGTCCGGGCAGCGACGGCGGCACGGGACTGGGGCTGGCGATCGCCCGCTGGGCGGTCGATCTGCACGGCGGCCGGATCGGCGTGGCCGAATCCGAACGGGGTTGCCGGATTCTTGTCACCCTGCCGGGATAA